A genomic region of Leptospira saintgironsiae contains the following coding sequences:
- a CDS encoding SpvB/TcaC N-terminal domain-containing protein: MMNRLFRFAGVLPSGTSFLSPGSAPAPEGSDLFSISTNYSEAIDDPETKADALAGAAFIAPPEPNNFGAVSLNYPIQVPAGRAGVQPSLALSYSSTGGDGWTGIGWSIGLGAITRTPEYGALFYDSRDTFTWNGKRLIKVSGSTSNENGVYRPEITEEDFALLKLTNIENGGTWEVLDSSGTKTIYGDSSSNRIYDPNQISKTYSWYLSKTEDRNGNYMQVTYDTSNYSEKRNLYVQEIIYTGNSRSGFPAKQYVKFITKSRGDSYVSMAPGFTMVMDKLLDKIEVGWTGGKLWTYNLVYDISFDSGRPILKTVDSDRHTTKPEFKYSSSSRILTWQNIANQASSEPEVLPNSTEYFEGDFNGDAISDIVFFNPQTGNWKAAEGRKEGGYNFKTYANRYKNYDGPSKIRFFKGNVSGDFNGDGRSDIAFYLPETKDFIVAEHDGQVFQFRNYGRLMSGIPDIFRMEWFPGDYDGNGLSDSLLFDEPTGLWTLMLNKGGSFEFLKIGKKFQNVFRGDYSPNANLDSVSTNDTSIDGKDRAKLKFLSGDYNADGLTDISLYDQRTGKWFVGENLRNPDKSSSIYFITNWVLYKVFTAPEQTLFSNDQFSGDFNGDGTSDFLLFDRSSGEWTLGETANKTINFKIWSKAPQFKTITRWLQGDFNGDGATDVGFFSETDGKFWIGEAASNGFRYKVYSDMSYGPNQERVMKTPLPLDEVNPIKGFGVFSTSSDTKTVLLDYQYDGNSNPGKGEIAYPGCFTTNDCSASSELLLFDRRTGVFDFKKGSTFTEAVLTGFNPETNGIVTINNGKADRYTVNTRDEVLFFGDFGTTSKFFVVTLDTGTAFKRTDLASITDSQVVSFDINSSAYAIDYFNSTSSKSALILNDQTSTSAQRFLLTGPSGTKYLTVTGDVLDSYLQNLFQVGSETNRNRRNLFSIFSGDFTGVGKAQILLVDRTGTTHKWYLGTIGTSSITFKLLTGSVNIPVSTTVYDKTSQAGIQYALYPEVAGNSIVYEDPTDTSSIVFSKIRITATTVARAVYNPGLVGFSNQFDHRGNPIVVSDGENKVYDLSQSKIVTAASPVFALSMDRPDLMTKVYPFQWIQGDYNGDGLTDIGIIHLKEPTWYFAMSSGTVPDVIEQIKNGIGGTYTLEYDNSTKFDNNGGDNIPDLSINYRVCTKITLEDGLGNTIPKNYSYKNGVSFSAFINGKKETDAFGFTEFTMTDATGSRTVHSYFSQPYSNFMHNRALAGAEKEMHIIGSDNQDYGSSKKSYEIQQIETVTGKISYLARLSKTQNFINGTATTTSEGSVIFNGYNLTKKTDITTDHYADSAHPSQSFTTVTDFETDSTSNQTRPKKSVSLSGSSHETTSNLTYDSQGNLTRNSVTYTGSGLPSVPANITEYEYDTYGNRTEEKNVSASPNRGTSYVYDDQLHQFVKEQTSFGGSLQLKTRYATNYGKAFGSPDDSTDPNGNKTYFEYDDFGRLVESSADTDSGTKVLAVYEYGSSFPFSAKTTFPTGGADPSFALRSYKDGMGRVVHTVKTGSNGQYVRSGKITYNANGQVIRAGQPDWADAGEIDTFVLHTQERNPSYINYDAIGRAKKTILPVAAGETEATTLTVTYNDPFEVVETHSGGTSKRTVKDGKGQVLYIEDFGSDGTNAKIGFCFDLAGQMIKKSDLNDGGALSCDTSGITVKDTSGKNQAYWLYDAFGRLKKNSDPDFGVSTASYNAFGDTTQSTDARGITTSFTYDSLGRMLTKDTPEGTVYFDYDSGSGSENALGKLVRVEDSVQIKTFSYDKLGRAKKETRNIKNLTIELADGPYITEYKYDLLGRASSIDYPEHPVSHTRMKACYNYGTAGYITGISVQVNTNGIIPGFCSKTIVENITYNEFGQTAGFDLGNGVHTDYTYDVKQRLVRINSVGDVDGTTKTLQDAVYAFNSRNNITGITNTSSEYTTAYNYSYDGLNRLTAADGQYQESADNYTKTFRQSFAYAKNGNLLAKRNHNFNDNTLIDEWNYQYSNHQVSHIDSTQSGNNRLVMSYDATGNMTYQRDNFKDLTKTITVDSQNRITQVQDALSTTIGNYWYDEGGFRVRKKALVPSGASFKNQEILYPSKFYGLEYSEETNVLSSINNVYLNGVRIAALNEDGVTAYFLTDQVDSVAHVLDEGAHTLSRMQYEPYGETLVQRGTLDFAPKYNSQELDRETNFYFYNARYYDPQIARFTSADSVIDGSEDTQGWNRFAYVKGNPILYKDPTGHLIFVSGLKSEIGANGVGTASFVGTIYEINFEKWEISKRSWAYESITMPIGGRADVGKDRNLYFVKDYEEWNKYDWHSFSGDVPLALPKIGKIQGFGAGLNFASAKGKAPGDGIEAWGYGASIGFGGGVSYGTPRSVFDVRGNKKVLFNRDREIERGKRMYRAAKDKFNEIRESSIGHLNNARKSTRDTVNRAKDIVIKNGLELYFKYSPGCWGTSSKKSGGKK, from the coding sequence ATGATGAATCGTTTGTTCCGATTTGCAGGAGTTTTACCTTCTGGGACTTCTTTTTTGTCTCCAGGCTCAGCACCTGCACCTGAGGGAAGTGATCTATTTTCCATTTCCACAAATTATAGCGAAGCGATCGATGATCCGGAAACAAAAGCAGATGCTTTAGCTGGAGCGGCATTTATCGCGCCACCTGAACCGAACAATTTCGGAGCAGTTTCTTTAAACTACCCTATCCAAGTTCCAGCAGGAAGAGCTGGAGTTCAGCCAAGTCTCGCACTTTCTTATTCTTCTACAGGAGGAGATGGGTGGACTGGGATTGGTTGGAGTATAGGGCTTGGAGCAATCACAAGAACTCCTGAATATGGAGCATTGTTTTATGATTCCAGAGATACATTTACTTGGAACGGAAAAAGACTGATTAAAGTTTCCGGTTCCACTTCCAACGAGAACGGGGTATATAGACCCGAAATCACGGAAGAAGATTTTGCATTATTAAAATTAACGAATATAGAGAACGGAGGGACCTGGGAGGTTTTGGATTCCAGCGGGACCAAAACGATCTATGGTGATTCTTCCTCCAATCGGATCTACGATCCAAATCAGATCTCTAAAACATATAGTTGGTATCTTTCCAAAACGGAAGATCGGAACGGAAACTATATGCAAGTCACTTACGATACTTCCAACTATTCTGAAAAACGAAATTTATACGTTCAGGAAATCATATACACAGGAAATAGCAGAAGTGGATTTCCCGCGAAACAATATGTTAAGTTTATCACTAAGTCCAGAGGAGATTCCTATGTGAGTATGGCTCCTGGGTTTACCATGGTCATGGATAAGCTTCTAGATAAAATAGAAGTCGGTTGGACCGGTGGAAAACTTTGGACTTATAATCTTGTATACGACATTTCCTTCGATTCAGGAAGACCTATTCTTAAAACCGTAGATTCGGATCGTCATACAACCAAACCAGAATTTAAATACAGCAGCTCTTCTCGTATATTAACTTGGCAGAATATTGCAAACCAAGCTTCGAGCGAACCGGAAGTCCTGCCTAATTCTACAGAATACTTCGAAGGTGATTTCAACGGAGATGCGATTTCCGATATCGTATTCTTTAATCCTCAAACTGGAAACTGGAAAGCCGCAGAAGGAAGAAAAGAAGGCGGATACAATTTCAAAACCTATGCGAATCGTTATAAGAACTATGACGGTCCTTCTAAGATTAGATTTTTCAAAGGAAATGTAAGCGGAGATTTTAACGGAGACGGAAGATCCGACATTGCATTCTATCTTCCGGAAACCAAAGACTTTATAGTCGCAGAACACGACGGACAAGTATTCCAATTTCGTAATTATGGAAGGCTCATGAGTGGGATCCCGGATATCTTCCGGATGGAATGGTTTCCCGGTGATTATGACGGGAATGGTCTTTCTGATTCCCTACTTTTTGACGAGCCTACCGGCCTTTGGACATTGATGTTGAACAAGGGTGGTAGTTTCGAATTTTTGAAAATTGGCAAAAAATTCCAGAACGTATTCAGAGGAGATTATTCTCCGAATGCAAATTTGGATAGTGTTAGTACAAACGATACTAGCATCGATGGAAAAGATAGAGCTAAGCTCAAGTTCTTAAGCGGAGATTATAACGCAGACGGACTAACAGACATTTCTCTCTATGACCAACGTACTGGAAAATGGTTTGTAGGTGAGAATCTTCGCAATCCAGACAAATCAAGTTCGATTTATTTTATTACCAACTGGGTACTATACAAAGTATTTACTGCACCTGAGCAAACTCTATTCTCCAACGATCAATTCTCCGGAGATTTTAATGGGGATGGGACTTCCGACTTTTTATTATTCGATCGTTCTTCCGGAGAATGGACATTAGGAGAAACAGCAAACAAGACCATCAATTTCAAGATCTGGTCTAAGGCTCCTCAATTCAAAACAATCACTCGTTGGCTCCAAGGAGACTTTAACGGCGATGGAGCAACTGATGTAGGATTTTTCTCCGAGACCGATGGAAAATTCTGGATCGGTGAAGCAGCGTCTAACGGATTTCGTTACAAAGTTTATAGCGATATGAGCTATGGTCCAAACCAAGAACGAGTAATGAAAACTCCTCTACCATTGGATGAAGTGAACCCTATTAAAGGATTTGGAGTCTTCTCCACTTCTTCTGATACCAAAACTGTTCTTTTAGATTATCAATATGATGGAAACTCTAACCCAGGAAAAGGAGAGATTGCTTATCCAGGATGTTTTACTACAAACGATTGTAGTGCTTCTTCTGAATTACTTTTGTTTGATAGAAGAACCGGAGTATTCGATTTTAAAAAGGGCTCTACATTCACTGAAGCAGTTCTTACAGGTTTTAATCCTGAAACAAATGGGATTGTAACAATAAACAACGGAAAAGCAGATCGTTATACAGTTAATACTCGCGACGAAGTTTTATTCTTCGGGGATTTTGGAACAACAAGTAAGTTTTTTGTAGTAACCTTAGATACCGGAACTGCATTCAAAAGAACAGACCTTGCAAGTATCACTGATTCCCAAGTTGTATCTTTCGATATAAACTCCAGTGCATACGCAATCGATTATTTCAATTCTACTAGTTCAAAATCTGCTCTCATCTTAAATGATCAGACAAGCACAAGCGCTCAAAGATTTTTACTCACAGGACCAAGTGGAACCAAGTATTTAACAGTTACCGGAGATGTATTAGATTCTTATCTACAAAATCTATTCCAAGTGGGAAGTGAGACCAACCGGAATCGGAGAAATCTTTTCAGTATTTTCTCTGGAGATTTTACTGGGGTAGGAAAAGCTCAAATACTACTCGTTGATAGAACTGGAACAACACATAAATGGTATTTAGGAACCATCGGAACTTCTTCCATTACCTTCAAACTTCTCACTGGTTCAGTCAATATTCCAGTTTCTACAACTGTGTATGATAAAACAAGCCAAGCAGGGATCCAATACGCACTCTATCCGGAAGTAGCTGGAAATTCTATCGTTTACGAAGATCCTACAGATACTTCTTCTATCGTATTTTCTAAAATTAGAATTACTGCAACTACTGTCGCAAGGGCTGTGTACAACCCAGGCCTCGTAGGATTTTCCAACCAATTCGATCATAGAGGAAACCCGATCGTAGTCTCTGATGGAGAAAATAAGGTTTATGATCTTTCTCAAAGTAAGATCGTCACTGCTGCTTCTCCTGTGTTTGCTTTGTCCATGGATCGTCCTGATCTAATGACAAAAGTATATCCATTCCAATGGATACAAGGAGATTATAATGGAGATGGACTCACAGATATAGGGATTATCCATCTTAAAGAACCTACTTGGTATTTTGCAATGTCGAGTGGGACTGTCCCGGATGTGATCGAACAGATCAAGAACGGGATCGGTGGAACATATACTTTAGAATATGATAATTCTACCAAGTTTGATAATAACGGTGGAGATAATATTCCGGATCTTTCTATCAACTATAGAGTTTGTACTAAGATTACTTTAGAAGACGGACTCGGGAACACGATCCCTAAGAACTACAGCTATAAGAACGGAGTTTCTTTCTCTGCATTTATCAATGGCAAGAAGGAAACAGATGCATTTGGTTTTACTGAATTTACGATGACCGATGCAACCGGATCTCGCACGGTTCATTCTTATTTCAGTCAGCCTTATTCTAACTTTATGCATAACAGAGCACTTGCAGGTGCGGAAAAGGAAATGCATATCATAGGCTCTGATAATCAAGACTATGGCTCTTCTAAAAAGTCCTATGAGATCCAACAAATAGAAACTGTTACAGGAAAGATCAGTTATCTTGCACGTTTAAGTAAAACCCAGAATTTTATTAACGGGACTGCAACTACGACTTCCGAAGGTTCCGTTATCTTTAACGGTTACAATCTAACTAAGAAGACAGATATAACCACAGATCATTATGCCGATTCTGCTCATCCCTCTCAAAGTTTTACTACAGTCACAGATTTTGAAACGGATTCAACGAGCAATCAAACTAGACCTAAGAAATCAGTTTCTTTGTCCGGTTCTTCTCATGAAACCACAAGCAATCTTACTTATGATTCCCAAGGGAATCTGACTCGTAATTCAGTAACTTATACTGGAAGCGGACTTCCTTCTGTTCCTGCAAACATTACAGAATACGAATACGATACCTATGGAAATAGAACCGAAGAAAAGAATGTAAGTGCAAGTCCGAATCGTGGGACCTCCTACGTTTATGACGACCAACTTCATCAGTTCGTAAAAGAACAAACAAGTTTTGGTGGTTCTCTCCAGCTCAAGACAAGGTACGCCACAAATTATGGAAAAGCATTCGGTTCTCCGGATGATTCCACAGATCCGAATGGGAATAAAACGTATTTTGAATACGATGATTTTGGAAGATTAGTCGAATCCAGTGCAGATACAGATTCCGGAACCAAAGTCCTTGCAGTGTATGAATATGGATCTAGTTTTCCATTCAGTGCTAAAACTACCTTCCCTACAGGTGGAGCAGATCCAAGTTTTGCACTTCGTTCTTACAAAGATGGAATGGGAAGAGTAGTCCATACTGTCAAAACAGGATCCAATGGACAATATGTAAGATCCGGAAAAATTACATATAATGCGAACGGTCAAGTCATTCGCGCAGGGCAACCAGACTGGGCAGATGCAGGCGAGATTGACACATTTGTTTTACATACCCAAGAAAGAAACCCAAGCTATATCAATTACGATGCCATCGGAAGAGCTAAGAAAACAATTCTTCCAGTTGCGGCGGGAGAAACAGAAGCAACTACATTAACAGTCACATATAATGATCCATTCGAAGTAGTTGAAACTCACAGCGGTGGAACAAGCAAACGAACTGTAAAAGATGGAAAAGGCCAGGTCCTTTATATAGAGGACTTCGGCTCTGACGGAACCAATGCAAAGATAGGTTTCTGTTTTGATCTTGCAGGTCAGATGATCAAAAAATCGGACCTGAACGATGGAGGAGCTCTCTCCTGTGATACAAGTGGAATTACTGTAAAAGACACTTCGGGCAAAAACCAAGCTTATTGGTTGTACGATGCGTTCGGAAGATTAAAGAAAAATAGTGATCCGGATTTTGGAGTTAGCACTGCTTCTTATAACGCATTCGGAGATACTACTCAAAGCACAGACGCTCGCGGCATTACTACAAGTTTTACTTATGATTCTCTTGGTAGAATGCTCACCAAAGATACTCCAGAAGGAACTGTTTACTTTGATTACGATAGCGGATCTGGATCAGAGAATGCTCTTGGAAAACTCGTAAGAGTAGAAGACTCCGTTCAGATCAAAACATTTAGCTACGACAAGCTTGGTCGTGCTAAAAAAGAAACTCGAAATATCAAGAATCTGACAATCGAACTGGCTGACGGTCCTTATATTACGGAATACAAATATGACTTACTAGGTCGTGCCTCCTCCATAGATTATCCAGAACATCCTGTGAGCCATACAAGGATGAAGGCTTGTTATAATTATGGAACAGCAGGTTATATCACAGGGATTTCAGTCCAAGTCAATACAAACGGTATCATTCCAGGATTTTGCAGCAAAACCATTGTAGAAAATATTACTTACAATGAATTCGGACAAACTGCTGGATTTGACCTCGGAAACGGTGTCCATACCGACTATACGTACGATGTAAAACAAAGACTAGTCCGCATCAACTCAGTTGGAGATGTGGATGGAACCACAAAAACTCTCCAAGATGCGGTTTATGCGTTCAATAGCAGAAACAATATCACTGGAATCACAAATACTTCTTCAGAATATACAACTGCATACAATTACAGCTACGACGGATTAAATAGACTTACAGCAGCAGACGGTCAATACCAAGAGTCTGCAGACAATTATACCAAAACTTTCCGCCAAAGTTTTGCTTATGCAAAGAATGGGAACCTTCTCGCAAAACGTAATCATAACTTTAACGACAATACACTCATTGATGAGTGGAATTACCAATATTCCAACCACCAAGTCTCACATATAGATTCCACTCAAAGTGGAAACAATCGCCTGGTCATGAGCTACGATGCTACTGGGAATATGACCTATCAGAGAGATAATTTTAAAGATCTAACTAAAACGATCACTGTAGATTCTCAAAATAGAATTACTCAGGTCCAAGATGCACTCAGCACAACGATCGGAAATTATTGGTATGACGAAGGTGGATTCAGAGTTCGTAAGAAAGCACTCGTTCCAAGCGGAGCCTCTTTCAAAAACCAAGAGATCTTATATCCAAGCAAATTTTACGGATTAGAATACTCTGAAGAAACGAATGTTTTAAGTTCCATCAATAACGTTTATCTCAACGGAGTAAGGATCGCAGCTCTCAATGAAGATGGAGTCACTGCATATTTCTTAACTGACCAAGTTGACTCTGTTGCTCATGTACTGGACGAAGGAGCTCATACTCTTAGCAGAATGCAGTATGAGCCATACGGAGAGACTCTTGTTCAAAGAGGAACTCTTGATTTTGCTCCGAAGTATAACTCTCAAGAGTTAGATAGAGAGACTAATTTCTATTTTTATAATGCAAGATATTACGATCCGCAGATCGCGAGGTTTACAAGTGCGGATAGTGTGATTGATGGCTCTGAGGATACACAAGGATGGAATCGGTTTGCTTATGTAAAAGGGAATCCGATTTTATATAAAGATCCAACTGGACATCTAATTTTTGTAAGCGGGCTCAAATCCGAAATTGGTGCTAATGGGGTTGGGACTGCATCCTTTGTAGGAACCATTTACGAAATTAATTTTGAAAAATGGGAAATTTCCAAACGGTCCTGGGCATACGAAAGTATCACTATGCCAATCGGTGGAAGAGCGGACGTCGGCAAGGATCGAAATTTATACTTTGTAAAAGATTATGAGGAGTGGAATAAATACGATTGGCATTCATTTAGCGGTGATGTCCCATTAGCATTACCAAAGATTGGTAAAATACAAGGCTTTGGTGCAGGATTGAATTTTGCTTCAGCAAAAGGCAAAGCTCCTGGTGATGGAATTGAAGCTTGGGGTTATGGGGCAAGTATTGGATTCGGAGGCGGAGTTAGCTATGGGACACCTAGGAGCGTATTTGATGTTCGCGGTAACAAAAAAGTTCTTTTCAATAGGGATCGCGAAATTGAAAGAGGTAAGCGTATGTACCGAGCCGCAAAGGATAAGTTTAATGAAATTCGGGAATCTAGTATAGGTCATTTGAACAATGCAAGGAAATCAACCCGCGATACTGTAAATAGAGCAAAAGATATAGTTATTAAAAATGGTCTCGAACTTTATTTTAAATATAGCCCAGGATGTTGGGGCACAAGTAGCAAGAAATCGGGAGGAAAGAAATAA